The sequence below is a genomic window from Lemur catta isolate mLemCat1 chromosome 12, mLemCat1.pri, whole genome shotgun sequence.
GATCTACAGTTTCATTTGATCTTCCCGAAACACTACGAAGAAGAAAAGGCAGACAGtccttccccattttacagattagcaaaacaaggctcagaaaggttaagtgatttgccccaagtcacaaagctagtatGAGAACTGAAACTTGAACTCACGTCTTCTTATTCCAACACTATTATTCTTTCAACTGGACTTCTTTGCCTCAATGAAAATGACCTATACTCCACTCAAAAAGACCAGCTCCCTTAAGCTAAGACTATGTAAACCAAAGGAAGctaggaaaagaggaagaaagaaggataaATTCTTGAGACCTAATCCAGAGGTCTTCCAAACACTGGACCAGTTCTAAGCCTAACTTAGAGAAACAAATTAATATGGAGCATATTAAGAAAATGCCCAAGAATTCCAGACTTACCCTAAAGAGAAGCACATTATCACCTCTGGAAACACTAGGATAGGGATTATTTAGAGCTGAATCAAACCTTAAAAAACCATCTTTAACCAGAGTATTCTAGAAACAAAGTGTAAGATTCAGGTCCTGGTGTTGAGTTCACTATCAGCTTAGCTTCATAAAAGACTCCAAAGCAGCTGCcatcaaaaacacaaaaccagCAGAAAATAGTATCCTAACTATCCACTTGATAGGCAGGCTTTTTTCGAgttttatatatgtgtgaaaCATTCAAAGCTCTCCCTTATCTTCTCAAGGTTCTCTTAAAGTATAGAGGACAAGTTCCAGCAAAAGTACACGGGATTTGTAGGGTAGGAAATGCAAGggaataaaagattaaattttaattttccaatgGAAGCAAGTATTCCCAGTGAACTATTTAAATCAATTGTGttaagataactttttttttttttttggcaagagtTAAGTTCCTTGAATAtaactcttttccttttttaaactctAGATTTTCTGTCCAAATTGTGAACAATGGTGGCCAACAGGATTTGTCACTCTATCATCTTGTAGCAAACAGTGAACCACACACTCCCCACTGAAGAGCAGGTATGAAtgagcaggggtggagggagaggagtgcCTAACTGGAAGGGCCAGGAAGCTTTCAGATTGATAATGATACAAGATGGAAGTGTACAAAGTGGTGACAGGGCCTCTTGCTTTGCCCTTCTGCACATGTAGGTATTTCATAGTTTCCTTTCCATATCTGTCATGAATTTGCCAAATACAGACAACAGAAACCATATTGGATAGCCTTCATCTAGCAGATGAGTGATCTTTCCTTTATCCATACTTAACACTTAATATATTTCCTCTCATGAAATTTCATGGATTGAGCTAAAAATTGAGACAGACTAGGCTTTAACTCAACGTACCAAAACTTCAATAACAATGAACTCTTACAATTTTACTAAGCAGTTTTAGTCACTTCTCAAATTATAACAATACATGAaatattacaaaaagaaacaggTCAAACCAGAGAATGACCACTATACACATGACCGGTAGGATGACTGGTAATGGCCACACACTCTCATTCATGAGCTAGATGGCCGACCGATGGAGAGAATAACTGCAAAGCTCATGCTAAGGTCCCATTTCTAGGGTTCACAGTTCCCCTTCACTTTTTGCTAGCTGCATGATCTGTGGCAGGTGACATAAGCTACTCTCAAAGCTCCagcatcctcatctgtaaaatggagatgataatagtacacacatacatagagcTATttattgtgaggtttaaatgataAACCACACAAAGCTCATATAACATAGTATCAGACCTCAAAAACTGTTAGCCAGTGTTATTAGGCCTCATCGCCCCATTAGCTGgtgaaaaatacagtattattcaTTTGTATCCCCAAAAAAGCACGTTTATTAGACACTTGGGAAAAAATGGGCAACGCTCTTGTATTTTTCCAACTAGAATCACCCTTGAAATTCCCATTATTGGCTCTCCACCCTACCTAATGCCTCAATATCTCTCTCATGAAAAGCACAGAcccaggccaggagcagtggatcatgcctgtaattcccagcactctgggaggccgagccaggaggactgcttgaactcaggagttcgagaccagcctgagcaacagtgagaccctgtctctactaaaataaaacaaacaaacaaaaaaagaacagccCCAAAATGACAAAGTATCAACACTGGTGAAAAACTATAGACTACATTTAGAACAGAGAAGAACAggaaggacaaaaaataaaatagttcatatagaagaaagaaaaagacatcatAGTGCTGTAAGTAAGAAAGCATAAGCCAGGTGCTTACAATCTCAAGAAATGTTAACcttcagagacagaaaaaggCAGACAAGTaagaagtatttttgttttgttttttagaagcCAATCTTTTGGGTTTCCTAGCTTAGAAAGTACTAATTGTGTGGTAAAAGTAAACCCAATACCATTATCCAATCTTTCCCCCAAAGCAATCAGGTCACAACTGGCTTCAAAACACTATGTTATAGACAACTTTAGTTAAAGTATATTTAAACAGTTTTCTGAAaagtaaactctttaaaaaactAGAAGGATAAAGTTAATGCATGACCCAAATTATAATATTAGCTGCAGAAAGGAAAATACTAAACtactataaaataatgattaaagtAAACTTGACCTTTTCAATCAAGTTGGATTCCTTATTTACAAGTTGTGTGAGTTTCTGCAGATTTGCATCTACCATTTCTTGTCCAGCTGGAGAGATGCCTAAGAAGCCAGGACAGAaatcagagagagacagaaaattttgaaagcctTTAAAGCTGTTTAGATTGAAAGAATTTTGAGTCTACCCACCCTCACAAGTGCCCCACCCTCCCaataaaaggcagagaaaaaaaacattctCTTCGGGTTCAAAGGCAAAGTTAGGACGGATAGTAATGCTCCAAAACCAAACTCTAAACGAAAGGACTAAAATTTGTCCACTAAGAAGACAGTGTCCGCCAAGTGTTATGCAGGTAGCCATAGTAATCAGTAAAAGAGCACAGAGGTCCTCATTTCCTTCTCAAATTTAAGCTATATCTTTCCCCCACCCATTTCAAATAGGTCTTTGGACACAACTATTTGGATAACTTTCTAAGGCAGTAACTCCCAAACAGCTACCCACCAGACATCCAAAGTCCTTAGAGggactttaaaaatacagactccTGGGATCTATCTAATTTAGTAAGTCTGAAATAGGACCTAAGATTTTTTATTTGCCATGTAAtcaaatttgttaaatattgCCCAAAGTAACAAGGTTGAACATTACTTAATTTCATGACTACCAAACTACTAACCCCTATGTACAAAAACACAGAACCCACCATAAAAAAAGTAAACTGTCCACCTAAGCCAGCTGTCTTTAATAACTTCTGTTTCTTAAAAGGACAATTTCAGTCAACTATCCCAATAGCAATTTAGGATCCCAATCACTTAAGCACAAGGCCCCACACTCAAAGAATCATATCCTAAGTGACAGGTGCCCCCTATTTACTATACCTCCAGTCTGATGCAATCAGTTTTCAAGTAGTGGAATCATGGGGGTGTACCTCACCAAAATCAATCTGCTGCTGATTTCTGTTCACGCAGGAAAATGCTAGAAGCAGCAGGTAAGAATCATTTAAAGTAATTGCCCATTTGCATTAGGATAAATACTATTTTCAGGGGGGACTTAATACTTGTAGTTTTAaccttttagaagaaaatgaccCACTTCAAAGGggcaatatttaaagaagaagaaatgcgAAAATCCAAATGAATAGatgaaaagcaaatatttctctatttaaataaGAAGTAACACATGGgaataaaaatgaagttggaaAATGCAAGTTCTTGAAGTGCTATAAACGGTACTTAAAAACAATacacaaacttttttaaaattaaaacaagtaatgaattttgcttatctttctaTAGGAGAATATACAAACAAACATTAGCTGAAGAAGAACCAGCTTACCTCCAAGACTAAGCCTAAAATAACTGTTTAAGATGTCATCACAAAAGCGACACAGGTTAGAGAGCTGTTTTAGGTGTTCTTGTAGCTGAACTTTAGGAAACCGTACTTTATAAAGAGgtgcaagaaaaccaaaaacatagGCATCCAAGGTACAAGGCCTAGAAataaattaaggattttttttaagcagttaagaaaatattaacttgGAATTGTGTttacagtgtttttcaaaatacatttgtcAATTCTGAAGTATATTATATAGTCTTTTAAAAGGTATACTACCCATTTTAGTTTATGAAAATGATGCAACTAGGGTTTTACTCATTAAGTAGTTTATTTGATACTCTAACCActtattttatttagaagaaaatgaaggtGTCAATTACAGATTCATCTTTACCCACAAGTATTAAATACACTGGAGGCAGGGTGGGAACAGTCTTAGATGTTTTAAATTCACATATGCAGCATATTAAGTCAATGTTAGATTACCACTGATAGAAAAAGTTTCCTATAATAaaaacccatttaaaaaaaatacttttttaagggaaaaactCATCTTTTGGAGGAACAAGAGGACTTGCTTTAAATAACTGCTCACTGAATATATGTgcacaaaatatcaaaatgatttttaagggAATGTACTCACGTATCTCCAAAGAAAAACTGAGATGTTCCCAATCTGTTTGACAGAAGATTTAGGCACTCCTTGGCATCTCTGTATATCTAATAAAGATGAAATTACATCTCAAAAGTAGGAAAGATGCTCTAAAACTTTCGAGGCAGGCATCTCTACATAAGTTCATTTCCACTATCTCTTGTCCCTTCTGTGGAGACCCCTTGCTTGGAGAGTAACCCAGACCATACCTGTGCTTCCACTTCCCGAAGGTGGTACAGGGGAGGCTCTCCTCTGGTCAGGAGAATCCTATTCAGTGCCCCCTTAGACATTCTTCCAGGCAGGATCAAACTCAAGGGAAAAGGAATTTGTGAAGCAAACCATGGCTTTGTCACAGTAAAGTAATTGTCACTCTCAACCCAGAATGTGTGAAGCTgcaaatggagagaaaaaaacactACAAGGAtgttcttttattaaaagaaagaccACTCAACCAATGTGAAAGTTTTTCATAAATATCTCTGTATAAACTGACTTCATACAAATTTTCCAGTTAGAATGACTCAGGATAAAACAAGATTATTTTAAACGTGTGAAATTTGTTGACTGCTATTTCCCAAGCACCCAGaacaaggcctggcacatagcaggtgctcaataaatatttgtcgaatgaatgaaCTACAGTTCACACAATACTATACATGGAACAAAAAGATCCATCTCccacaaagaatttttatttccaaaatcaCATTATCTTTCACTTTGTTATTTCACATACTGATTGAATGTCTAACAAAATCCGGTTTcacagaaatatgaaagaatCAAGAATAACACACAAGTGAAATTTCCTCTTAAGActttctcattgtttttcttctatatagACTAAGTACATTTTCAAGTAAGTCACTAAAATACTGTAAAGTTCAGGAACACTCACCACTGCAGGAAGAAGCTTCTCTTCAAGGAGAGCAATGTAAGCCAGTGTATCTGCCCCTTGTTTTGCTGAGAGTTCATAGTcagcattatatttctattaaaaaacataaaaccaagGAAATTCAGAAGTCAAAGAGCATTCCAAAGACACTGAAGCTAATCAAATTAAGATTCCTATTTTTCCTCACAAATGGCAAACATGATATTaaataagggaaagagaaatacCCAGTGAAAACTGCTGCTTAATGCACATAAGGTTCTTAGCACAGTAGCATGCACACAATAaggtcaataaatgttagttctcatttttttattaacttattttattaataattttatttcaatgcttGTTAATGACCTAGTTCAGTGCATGGCATGTAGTACAGACTTCATAAATAAAAGCGATTATTCTTTTTAACAAGAGGGAAAAGTTCCAATTGGTTGCATGTTTactcatgaaaaaagaaagaaaactttccaatttaaaaaagttccaaattttattgacatttttttttaagtacagtaTTGGCAAAACCAATGATAGCTTTTACACTTACATAAATCTGCATGTTTAAACATTTGAGgtacattacatatattttatgattacaACATTTTAGATACATTTCATAAAACTATCAgataagtgtttttaaaaaataagtagtgCTGGCTGGTGGGAACTCGGATGTCATGCTGAGCACAAAATATGTGGCAACTATGTGACTAAATTGACAATCCTATCAATAAGTGTGAATAGTGAAAATGGCTAAATTGAATCtactcatattaatatttaatatataaatttcaataaaagCCAAGGAAAGTGCATGAAAATGTAAATTGACTATATCTCACCACATGACTTTTCAAATCACTGTAAAACCCATGCTTTATAGCAGTGACTCTCaagtctattttttaatcaaatccCAGGTAGCTCCAATTGAGTTGGCAAAAATGAATTAACATGCAGGGAATCAACAAACTACTTCTTCAAAAGGAACCACCCacctgttttcttaaaaaatttagtatttttgcTGGCTGAGAAACAATGTTGTCTTCAGTTGCCAAAACTGGTACATCCCCTATAATCAAAAAGCAGTTTACATACAAGGAAACATTGTGATTTCCTCTGAAGAGATTCCAATACCCAAAAACTATATCAATTGCACatttggaaggggaaaaaaatgagtaggCTTGCCTTAGTTTTTTGCAGTTTCACAAACAGCAGTTCtaaagaacattttcatttatcataatTTCCACTGATTTGGCTTGTACTTTGAGGGATTAGTCAGAATGACCATAAGCTACACACTGCCACGGTCATGATAAGAAGAAACTAAAACCCCAAGGTACTCACTCTATCGCTATATATCTCGTAGCTTTAAatgttagaagaagaaaaaagaacttaaaGAGGGCAGAAAGAGGTGTCTAAAAGTTTACACTGTACCTCTTGAACCTCTCCAGGTGTTATCTATGACACTGACTTTCAAAGGTGCACCAGAAAATTTGGCATAAGCCTGAAACAGAgtttgcaataaaatattttagacaaaGTACGTAATGCAAATTTGCAGAGCAGCTTTACTTCACAGTCCCATCCCCCAAAGGCAGAAAACGCCAGATACAGAGGCCGCGAACCTCCCGCAAGACCGCTAGCCGGGGACGCGCGCGCCAGCTACCCCGCTTCCAGGGACCTTGTTCCCGAAAAGGCCCTGGGGGATACGGGGCAGGGTGGGCGCGCCCCCTGCTTCGGGCTTTCATTCCGCCGCCTATAACAGTTTTGCGaggctgagaaaactgagaaccAAGCGGAGAAGCCTGATGCGCCCGCCGGGCTACGCTGGCTCACAGGCCAGGTTGTCACTCGTCgacgggagggagggagcccaggaCGGTGCAGCGTGCAGCCCCCCGGCCCGCCTCGACCCCGCAGCGCCGCTGGGAACCCGAACCGGCCAGCCTCGCGCCTCCGGCCCCGCCCCTTCTTCCCGTGCCTCGGCCTCACCATAACCACCAGGGACTCGCTGTGTACCGATGGGAGCCCCCAGCCGCCTCCCCAGCAACTGAGCTCCAAGGGGGCCGCCATCTTGCGGGCCCTGGCCTTTACTACCCCGGAAGTACTTTTGTCACCCTATTTCCGGAAGCGCGGGGCGGGGAGAGAGGCTGGAAGGACGACTTTGGGCTCTGGAGAAATTGGGAGAGGACCGCTGGAGGAGTCCTGAGTCTTAATTTAGACCCaccattattcaaatattttttggatgCCTGCAGTGTTCCAAACCTTTTGAACATGGCTATGCCAGCCCTAAATTAATCTGCTTGTAAAATAAGGGTGACAGTTTATTTACAAGATGGTGGTGAATGCTTAAAATGAAGACATGGAGGGAAAgaacttggcacacagtaggcactcaataattgtTCAACACTTTCTCCCATATATTTGGCCTCTGCCTGCCTTTTCAAGTCTCAGTCTCAGTGGTCACCCTCATGTTCAGTTGCTCCACTGTCCTTACAATTTACCCTATTCCTGAAATTTGTCAAGTAAATTCTGCCTGCCTTCAGGGTTACTTTTTCAATCTGGAATATCTTCCCTCCCTGTCCAACTGCTCCCTCAAAAATGTCACCTTCCCTGGGACGATTTCACAAAATTAGGAGTTTCTTCTGGGTTCCTTCAGCCCCTTGTATATAATTGAATTGTAGCTTCTTTCCCTAGCTACAGACCTTTTGCCTTTCAGTGTACAGAAGCACTTTGAAGACAGAAGAGGGCCAGCTTCATGGGTGTGGGACCTGTGCAGCCACACAAGGCCCTGTGTTTAGAAGGGCTCTTCATTTGACTAATGCTCTACTTTACTGTCTTGAAACAAGGGgacctgcatttttattttggactGAGCCCTGCAAATCATGTAGCCAGTCATGTGTGTGAGCCTAGTGGGGATGGACTAAATGTTTTGTGAACGTTAAACCTGACAATTTCTCCGAAAAACGGTTAAAGAGGAAAGATAGGTCTTAGAAATGCCCTGATCCAGGTACACATACTGGGTCCCAGAGTTAGAACTTGGGTGCTGGGTCTTTCTTCTAGGTGGCATGGTAGTCCTTCTGTGATACCCTCCCAGTTATGCCTCTgagttctttcctttcctctgtccCACTGAAATAGTTGGGTTCCCTTAAACAACTGAAAACTCAAAAGAACCCTCtgcaaattttcataaaattactattcaataaatatttgctaggCACTCCTTTACTGTTTACACGGCCATCTAAATTACAGTGCCAATCTGctaaagtgttttttgtttttcatgtttcaaAAACAGGAGTTCtcagaaatgagaaggaaaagatatATCAATGATGAGAAtgcattaaaaatactttataactGGGAAATGCCTAACAAATGTACTATTAAAACTAaatatcaaaacatttatttagtggtTACATTCATGGGaggtataaaagaaaagaaaaaaaaaacatttattgagcaacccGTATGTCCAAGATGCTGTAATGCTCTAGgagaatatgaaaacatataaaacataaattctattctcaggagtttacagtctacAAAAGAGATATATGCAAAGCTAAGTGTAACAAGTCAGATTGTCATGAGTAaagttagaaatataaataaaatactggaGAAACAAGGAGGAATAATGCAACCTCTGTGGGATCAGTGGAGGCTGTCTGTTTAGTCTTCAGCCTAAAGAAGTAATTCAACTTTCAAATTCATGTAATGGGACCTcctgttttgaggattaaaatctcaaaccataaacctaataaTCCATATACTACAATCaggcatttaaaataatcatacaCAAAGATTATGGATTTCCTGAGTCTTATTTATGGTGGGCATGGGGGCAGATGAACATTCTTAGTGGACATAATGTAATTTCtcaatttggttttctcttttactgCTGCTATTACATACAatgatttaatttgcattaaaGAGAAGTTAAATCTCTTCCCTGAGTGTGGAATTGAGACATAGAATAGCATGCCATTGTATCTGATAAAAGAATCCTTACGCACAGGTTTATTTGTGCCCAGTTAATAGCAATCTTTTATTGCTGCAATTCCTCTTGAGAGTCTGTATCTGCTAGATTGAATTTAAAAACCTTAGCGTAGCTGGTTACACAACCAGGCTGAATACTGTTCCAGAGAACCACACAGAAAGCTGAAACCTTCAGAAATTATGCCTGGTATGGGTAGTTGGCCCCTGTGCCTTTTCCTGGCTGCTAAAGAGTATTGTTCAGAGTGCATCAAAAATCATAATTTCAGATTCCTACCAGGAAGAATACTATCTGCAAAACATTCATGTATGAATCACagttttataatgaatattcCAGATAATGTTTTCcctgaaaaagaaatcttatttttcaaaagatgaacATTAAAAATGGCTTCATCTAGTGACGGTCATCTGGACTCAGGGAACCTGACCTTGGCATCCATTCCTGTCCCTCAAGTGTTTGTTAACTTGGGAGCCATGGTGcagtttttgttaatatttttttgtctGGGTGATTGAGAATGTCTGAAATAGTGCTGTTAGCAAAGATGAAAGTTTTGTGACAAGTGATCATGCAGTTTAGTGACTAACCCTTATGGGAAAGCTAAATTGGAAAATCTTGAGTGTCCCTTTCAACTCTAAGATTCCATAATTTAGTTCCATGTTCAGATATAGAATccttaaggaaggaaaaaaacaaacactgaatAGAAATCAGGAGAGCTGTATTTTTAACTTAGCCTCTAATTAGCCATATGCCCTTGAGCCTATCATTTTACCTTGACTTCTTAGCTCATTTGCTTACAAAATAAAGGTTCTTTTAGCCCTGGGACACTATCATCCTATGTGTAATGAACATTTAATAATTGCTGACATTTGTGGAGCAATTTCTACATTGCAGAAATTGTTTTAAGTACCTGACATAACCCATTTGATCTTTATAATGACTCCATGGAGCAGAAACTgtaattttcctctattttcaagGAGAGACACTAAGACAGAAAGATATTAGTTAagcttcccaaggtcacatagccaataggtggtagagccaggatttgaacccaggcagtctggctccagagctcatACTTTTAACTACAGTGTCATACTACCTCATGTAGCCTTCTAAGTAGTCCATTAGAAAGCCTTGTTTCACTCAAGGTAGAGATATCAATGCCATGATATTACTGTTAttacttatttaaataatatttgtttagtATTATACTATTAAACACATTAAGCAACTTTTGTATGTCTAGCACACTTCAGGACTGTCAGggaataaaaacttatgttcacacttTCAGAGGTATAGTTGATGAAACAAGGACCACATATTTGAGATAACTAGAGACTATTAGAAAGTATCAATTTGTCAAGAAGACAGTAACTCCAATATGATTTTAGACAAAGGCCTTAATGTACTGCAATGCTTGTCAACGTCCTAATGAAAAGCAAGATGCTAGCTGACCTTGAAGGGTGAATGTGTTGAGTTGGAGACTGGCACAGAGGGCATCCCATGTTGGCTAAGCTACGTGAGTGAAGGCATAGAAATGAGAATGACTATGGAAAGGAGTCAAGATGAGTAAATAAATGCTAGATTTGATAATAAGCTGGAGACTGATCAAGAAGAGTGTTGATTGACTAACTTGAGAACCAGAATTGGAAGAGATGAGGATATATAATTTTgagaaagtaaagaagaaaaataaaaatctaaatgcaGTATTAATGGATTCACATAGTCAAGAATGGGAGGTAGAAAGCTGTTGTTACACAGACGCCATAGGAGGAAGAAGCATTATGAACCCACAAACTGTATCAAATGAAGCACAAATGTGGTGGAAAGTGAAGAAATGCTGAATATCCTTAGAAGAAGATCACTTGGCCCCTTTtcactgagcatttttcataGAGGGGGTTGTTAGAAATCAAATTCCAAGAGGTTACTGAAGAAACAGGTATAAATAGCAGGGATAGGTATAAGAACATGAGGAATATGACagataaaggaaagagagaaatgagacaAGAGTGGAAAACTCTAAAGTTTTTGAAAGGGACGACAGAGTGGAATGTACATATATGTGAAGACAAAATTGGCCATTAGTGAGTAAAAGCCTGAAGATGCTGAGAAGGAAGGACGAGATCCTAAGAATCGCCCTAAGAGTTGAGAGGCTGAGATTCTGAGCTCGAGCAGCAGGGCTGGCATTGAAAATGGGAGACATACTTTCTCTATGACATTGGAGGAAGTTTCAAGAGGCACGTGGGATGCTGAGTTAGCTCAAATCAGTTACTTTCAAAGTTCCCACTAGAAAACAAATCAACAGAGCCTGAGAGGAAGAGATTGAAGTTTACAAAAGAGGGAACAATTTAGAGAATATACCAGGGAATCAGTAAAAAGTGAGTGGGAGCCTTGTGGACAGTAGGAAAGGTCAAATATAAATTAGTATGAAGGAGATAAATTGAATGAGAGCCATGGGCAGGCTAATAATTAGGTGCCTCTTCAAAcagatattctttaaatattcattcgagtttttttaaatggaaatgaagTTGGCCCcagaatgaaacaggatcaaTTTACGTTTTATCAATTACGTTAAAAGTTTTATGTGGAGACCTAAGATTTAGTACCACTTAAAAGTTGGTCCTGAGAATGATGGAGAGAAGAGGGATGGGACCCTAGGAGTTGCCCTAGCTACTGAAAGAAGGCAGACTCCATAGCGTCAGCATGACAGGGGCTCAGCCAGCCCGAAGGTTAGCTAAGTTTGTGAAGTTGTGTGGCTTCCTCCACAGGGACTTTGTTTTCCAGAAGCATAAATAGAGAGCCaggttcatttattcatttggtaGCCATGTCAAAGCTATCCAGCAGTGATACATACTGAAAAGGATTCATTTTGCTCCTCCAGCATAGTGAACCTGCTGTCTGTCTTttgtattaaaaagaattaaatgaaacaaaaatgataatatcATTATCTGACATGGTGCTCAATTTCTGTTGAGGAAATAGGacaatatactttaaaaagtgaGGA
It includes:
- the MTX3 gene encoding metaxin-3 isoform X1, whose translation is MAAPLELSCWGGGWGLPSVHSESLVVMAYAKFSGAPLKVSVIDNTWRGSRGDVPVLATEDNIVSQPAKILNFLRKQKYNADYELSAKQGADTLAYIALLEEKLLPAVLHTFWVESDNYFTVTKPWFASQIPFPLSLILPGRMSKGALNRILLTRGEPPLYHLREVEAQIYRDAKECLNLLSNRLGTSQFFFGDTPCTLDAYVFGFLAPLYKVRFPKVQLQEHLKQLSNLCRFCDDILNSYFRLSLGDG
- the MTX3 gene encoding metaxin-3 isoform X2; protein product: MAAPLELSCWGGGWGLPSVHSESLVVMAYAKFSGAPLKVSVIDNTWRGSRGDVPVLATEDNIVSQPAKILNFLRKQKYNADYELSAKQGADTLAYIALLEEKLLPAVLHTFWVESDNYFTVTKPWFASQIPFPLSLILPGRMSKGALNRILLTRGEPPLYHLREVEAQIYRDAKECLNLLSNRLGTSQFFFGDTPCTLDAYVFGFLAPLYKVRFPKVQLQEHLKQLSNLCRFCDDILNSYFRLSLGGISPAGQEMVDANLQKLTQLVNKESNLIEKMDDNLRQSPQLPHRKLPTLKLTPAEEESNSLQRLSP